From the Methanomassiliicoccales archaeon genome, the window CTACCGCCTCCTCCCCACAAAACACCTCCACCACCTTCGTCCGCCTTTTCACCTCCTTCGCCAACCGTTCCAGTTGATTCGTGGTGTAAAGATACCGCCGGATGGGCTTAGGATGCTGCAAAAACGCCAAAAGGGCATAAGCCTTGGTCTCCCAGCGTTTCACGATCTTGGGATAGATTGCGCCCCAGCGTTCCCAAAGCTTCTGTAGCGCTTCCCTAGCCTCCTCCTCGGTTTCTGCGCGATAAATCTTCTTGAGAGCCTCGGCCAGGGCCTCGCGGTCCTTCTTCCGAGCCTTGTTCAATGCCTCCCGCACGGCATGCAGAACACAAAGCTGCCAATCCGCCTGGGGAAAGATCTTCTTGATCGCCTCCTCTAGGCCTGGAAGATCATCGGTGACGAAGATTCGTACCCTTTGGACCCCACGTCGTTTCAGATCTTTTCTTTGAGCACCTCCTCCCAATTCCTGGCGCTCTCCCCTTCCGCCCCAAACAGCCAAAACCCCAGGATCTCCCGGTGTCCATCCGGCTTGATCCCGAGGGCCATGTACACCGGTTCCTTGGCCGTTTTTCCTCGGCGAACGGAGAGGAAAGTTACGTCCAGAAACACCGCGTAGTACTCCTCCCCAAGCGGCCTTTCCCGCCAGGATTTCACTTCTTCTTTGGTGACTGCGACGAGGCGGGAGATGCTTTGGGGTGAGTAAAAGGCTCCGTACACCCCCTCCAGGAAGCGGGAGATGTTCCTCGTGCTCAGCCCGACCGCGTAGAGGGTGAGGATGGCTTCCGAGAGATCTACCGAAGCGCGCTTCCGGTAGGGAAGGATCCGCGGATGAAAATCCCCTTCCCGCACGCGGGGAACTCTAAGGTTCTCAAGTGGGCCGGTGAGGGTGAGGAGGTCACGGGTGTAATAGCCGTTGGCCTTGGTGGGATGTTGCTCTAGGTACAGCTCCCTTTCCTCCCGCATGAGGTTCTCCAGAAGGTTCCGGATCATCGCCTTGAGCTCCTCCTCGAACGCCTTTAAGATCTCGCCGCG encodes:
- a CDS encoding transposase, yielding MIRNLLENLMREERELYLEQHPTKANGYYTRDLLTLTGPLENLRVPRVREGDFHPRILPYRKRASVDLSEAILTLYAVGLSTRNISRFLEGVYGAFYSPQSISRLVAVTKEEVKSWRERPLGEEYYAVFLDVTFLSVRRGKTAKEPVYMALGIKPDGHREILGFWLFGAEGESARNWEEVLKEKI
- a CDS encoding transposase; protein product: MGGGAQRKDLKRRGVQRVRIFVTDDLPGLEEAIKKIFPQADWQLCVLHAVREALNKARKKDREALAEALKKIYRAETEEEAREALQKLWERWGAIYPKIVKRWETKAYALLAFLQHPKPIRRYLYTTNQLERLAKEVKRRTKVVEVFCGEEAVENLLYLVLRHLDEAWGARRLRGFAEI